The following are encoded together in the Glycine soja cultivar W05 chromosome 5, ASM419377v2, whole genome shotgun sequence genome:
- the LOC114411169 gene encoding uncharacterized protein LOC114411169 — protein sequence MGSFYQNNWRWDLNWRRHLFEHEEGAAVVFMEQITAYPIHCHLKDSLLWRADPTGMYSTRSAYRLLSNLNSAASDGRSFQLIWKLNIPPKAAIFTWRLLKDRLPTRANLHRRNVGLQEVTCPLCHVEQEEAGHLFFHCSQTNGLWWESLRWIQVSGVFPASPASHFSLFCDGLDVGRHHSRWCGWWIALTFAIWKHRNLLIFQGIPFVSSKVMEDTLFLAWSWYKARDKDFNIPFNHWSSNLVEAFG from the coding sequence ATGGGCAGCTTCTACCAGAACAATTGGAGATGGGATCTAAACTGGAGGAGACACTTATTTGAACATGAGGAGGGAGCAGCTGTAGTTTTCATGGAACAGATCACTGCTTATCCTATCCACTGTCATCTGAAAGATAGCTTACTGTGGAGAGCTGATCCTACGGGGATGTACTCTACTAGATCAGCTTATAGACTTTTGTCAAATCTAAATAGTGCTGCCTCAGATGGGAGGAGTTTTCAGCTTATTTGGAAATTAAATATCCCCCCAAAAGCTGCTATTTTCACTTGGAGGCTTTTAAAGGATAGGCTCCCCACTCGAGCTAATCTTCATAGGAGAAACGTGGGCCTGCAGGAAGTTACCTGCCCTCTTTGCCATGTCGAGCAGGAGGAGGCAGGACATCTTTTTTTCCACTGCTCTCAAACTAATGGCCTGTGGTGGGAATCCTTGCGGTGGATTCAGGTTTCTGGAGTTTTCCCTGCTTCTCCAGCAAGCCATTTTAGCTTATTTTGTGATGGTTTAGATGTAGGGAGACACCATTCTAGATGGTGTGGTTGGTGGATTGCTCTAACTTTTGCTATTTGGAAGCATAGGAATTTACTGATTTTTCAGGGTATTCCTTTTGTATCTTCCAAAGTGATGGAGGACACCTTATTCCTAGCTTGGTCCTGGTATAAAGCTAGAGATAAAGATTTTAATATTCCTTTTAACCATTGGTCTTCCAATCTTGTGGAGGCCTTTGGTTAA